AAATTTCCCGTCAGATCcacagttttaaacaaagaaactaCGACAGGGGTTACGACCAGCACAATTACATAGGAAGAGTGGAAATTAAGACATTAAAATTATaggattcacacacacacacatacatccccCATGCTATTCTAGTAACAAATTCGATCCGAAAGAAGCAAATTCAATCCGAttctctgctgctgttttaaaAGTGTGAAATATTATGAAGGCAAAGAGGGAAATCGGTTGAGAAGGGTTACTTGTTTATCTTTCTACGGAAAACGAAACGATTATTATTTTCTGCGATTGCATTTGAACAGGCTCGGGAAATGAGGGGATTGCAGAGAAATGCTCTGTAAAATGATCAGAAAAGAGAGCGCTTTGGCTAATGGCTTGTTGATAATTTTCTATGTGTTTAGCTGTTACTTTGCCTTGTATATTTGTGAAGGGGAAAGGAAGGATGTGTTTAAAATTGCTGATTCTTTCTTGTTTTATTGTATTATGGCTTAACTCGTTGAAAGCGatcccaaaatgaaatatttccacTCCGCAATTTTAGAACGAGATATGTGGAATGGACAGACGTATTAGACAGAGATATCGACACAGGTAGTTTATATATCCTTTAGGGTTACGTCCCCTAAGCAGTCACAAATAccgggattttaaaaaaatcatactgattcaaaattaattttatgcTAAAGAACGGAAATATTTCTATTGTGTGGGTCGGACTGGAAACAACAGATGTTGAGGATTGGATTCCATCTTAAACTTTCATTGAGAAATTCTGACAAAGACTGTACTATATAAAAGCTTCAACCTGTGTATTCATCTCCGACTGGCTTTTAGGGTTAATTTTTAGGCCTTGCACTTTTAATAGCATGTCTGCAAATCTGCAGGCATTAGTTTGAGAAATGCCAgctgaaaacaggtttcagagtagcagcgtgttagtctgtattggcaaaaagaaaggaggacttgtggcaccgtagagactaacacatttatttgagcataagctttcgtgagctatagctcacttcatcggatgcatacagtggaaaacacCCTGTTTTCAGCTCTAGtccggtaatacaaataaatcgtTTGTTTTATTTCAACCTATATGTGTGATGGGATATATGTAGAGAGAAATctttgttatatatttatattagtaAGGGGTTTGCATCCATATTAAATCCctttattaatagaaatatatGAATATGAAGagcaagatatttacatatatattatatataatacatttgttatatatacataattaaaacaaataaagtatttataaacgtttttaaacaagtttataattatatatatatattatatgtgtgtgtatacatatataattataaacttgtttaaaaacgtttataaatactttatttgttttaattatgtatatataacaaatgtgtaatatatgtaatatataaatgtaaatatatatataatttaattaaaGAGAATAAATATAGTGTACATAGATAGGGTGTGATTCTGTCTATATACCCTATTAATAATATAAACACCCCTATATACACTGAAACTAAACAATATAGATTTTTAATGTGATATCCAAATTCCAAGCCCAATTTACGCATGAGGGGGGTTATATTTGGGTCCAGTCACCCCATCCGTTAGTTTTGATTGGCTAGGGTGGGTGTATGGCGGGCATCCCTAGCCAAACACCTCTCTATCAGCGTTTGCTATCTTGATGTCGATCTCTCCGGCTCCAATGTGCAGTTGATCTAAAGGAACTGGGGCAAGGCATCTCCCCCCGCCCACAGGAATTATTATCCCGATATGGGTTTCCTTTCTCCTTGTCAAGTCCTAAGTATCCTAGAGGTGGGAGGCGAGAAGGCAGCCCTGAGCCGGAGAGATCTTTTGCAGGAACAGGACACTCGAGGAGACAGATGTGAATGATCGCTCACGATGCAATATCCCGACAGACCATTAGAATCCTTTCCGGAGAGGTGGCTGGGAAAGGGCCAATGCCCTGGGATTTTTTCAGGTCTTCCCTACAAACGATCTGGTTAACTGAGCCCCAGAGGAGCCAAGGAAATTAAGGTTAGAAAGGCTGAGTCTGGGATCAGATCAGACTTCTACTTTCGGCAAAGCACCGAGCCTCCTTTATTTACACCAGCCATGAAATGAACAAACCAAACTTCGGGaggaaacaaaatggaaataataattccTCAGCGTTAAATGCGTTTCCTGTAACGATACATCCATGTGTTTGATGGCAGATGAGACACTAATCCGCTCCTTGCCCAGCGGACGGCTCCTGTATCCTGCCTGCCTTGGCTAATGGATAGAGAAGGCGTCTAtagattgttttttaaacaagtgacTTCAAATGTACCTAACACATGTTGGATACGACCAGGTAGTACAGCTGCAGGATGTGGATCTTTCGGCCCAAAGCCACGGGCCATTCtgcttaaaacaaaaatctacagtATAATATGTCCCCAAAATAGGAAACATCAAATTTAACCGATGCTGCTCTCCTTACTCAAGAATGGGCCCCGGACTAGACATTTGTTTTGCAATAATATAACTATTTCCCATTGCTAGTCACACTTGATCAAACGCCACATCTTGGTTACAGACAAAGCTAGTCGTTTGAAATGAATAggaaatctatctatctatctatctatctatctatctatctatctatctatctatctatctatctatctatctatcgtaTTATATTCTACTACGTTAATACGGAAATACTACATTCTTATATTTCTCCGCAAAACATTGCAATCATTGTATATAGATTAAATATTGCATTCTCCTCAtgcaacattatatatatatatatatatactgtgtgtgtgtgtataaaaatatacACACCCGGTATATATTTCTCAGCAAAGTCATTGTGATCACTATGTTGCATGAGTAGAATTTAATACTTCGACTACATCTCCCTGTACAACATAATTACCACCATGACTTGGCCGAGAAATATATAcgtaatgtgtgtgtatatcagaaTGCAATGGTTCAGtattaaagcaataaaatgtaATACTATGTTTATAGCAAAGTACTATAGTATAatgatatatatttgtatataaaattatTGTAATGCAATATAATCGCCACACTGGTCCTGCATTTTATAGTgtaatcatttttatatatttcatcTTCTTAGTTAATAATTCTTTgattagttaatttattataggattgccTATTAGcgttgtctcccaagatctgaagtgcagttgatctggggtaagtgaccgcTCCTTTGCCATTGGGAGTAACCTGATTTATAGTGTAAATCATAAAATGATTACACTATAAAATGCAGGGCCAGTGTGGCGATTATATTGCATTACAataattttatatacaaatatatagcatattatatatataatatagtatacacacatatatgtaaATACTACTATCCCGTGGGTGTATGTGTCCAGATAGAAATATAATACCCCTTTGAACAGTTCTCGAATTAGAATGTTAAAACATAGACTCGTTATTTCATGCTCTTTATAGTTGGTAGCCATGATAAATTCATCTTCAAATCAATAATTTCCACGAAGGTTGGTTGAGTTCAAAAGTGTAACCTGCGGTAGCAACAAAACGGTGTTTCCGTTGGAAATCCCGCCAATAAACACCTATCTAGCCCTGTCCTTCTGTCAACATTAAccgtaataaaaagaaaaatccgAAGCTCTTGGTTTACCCTTCGATAAAAATGTTCTATCCTTTAAACACCATCACGCCCATGTCTTCAGACCCTGGAGGTCTTTCTCTTTCTCTATCTGGGCTgcaaaaaaattaatagaaaagaAACTGTTTCCAGCAGTGGCTAAGTCACCTGCCGGTGGAACAGCAAATGCTGGATCAAGGAAAAGATTAACTGTGAGGCTTAAATAGGCAACACAGAGATATTAAGCTAAGGCTAATGGTGAAACAAATAGTGATCCCGGGGCTTCGGGGGATTGCACCAAGCCCATCTCTTGGCCACACCTGGCTCCGGTGAACCctcatctttttaaatacttggtgaaatcctggccccacggAGATCCaggggacttttgccattgactgtaatggggccaggatttcatctctcGTCCTGCACTGGCGGAGTAGCCACCAAGGCAGGATTGTGCCCCGGCGCTTCAGTACAAATAGCTAAGCTCGCCCCTCTTCTGGTACAAAGCATCGTTTGGCTAATTCTTCTGCTAATAAATCATTGCAGTGGGATTCTGGCTCCCAGGCCGGGGCAATGGGCTCCTTCGCTGCCGAGGTGTGTTTGCCTGGACGCTGCTGTCAAACTAGCAACATCTGTCACCGTCATctcttttctgttcctttttttcttccccccccttttccttccccctctcttttttccctcgtcccccttttctttctttctttctttctttctttctttctttctttctttctttctttctttctttctttccccacttttcttcttctttctttccatcCTTCCcccaatctttctttctttccatcccccaatctttttctttctttctttctttctttctttctttctttctttctttctttctttctttctttctttctccttccacacccccccccccgctggacAGTCAGTCTGTCTCGCAGGGGTGCCCTCGGCTCCCCCCACGCCGCtcacctcctctcctctctcccccaggaCGATGGAGAGGCTGCCGGCGGAGCTGCCCCGCAGTGACCCGCGGGATGCCCGGCCCCCCCAGCCGCACGATCCGGGAGCGGAAGGCACGAGCGAGCCGGAGAGCAGCCGCGGGGGGATGGAGGTCCCAggagagccccagctgctgctcaaTGGGGTTTCCAAGGAGACCGGCCGGCCCTCCCCCgggccccccgccgccgccgTGCCGGTGATCGAGCTGGTGCGCAGGGACATAAAAGGCCGCGAGGCGCCCGGCGAGGCGATGCAGAGAGCTCCGGGCGCCGAGCCGTGCAGAGCCCCGGCCGAGACCGCCTGCGACGCCCGCATGGTGCAGCTGAGCCCCACGGCGCTTCCCCTGGCGGCGGCCGGCCGAGCCATGCTCTACAACATGGGCCAGCCGCTGGGCACCATCAACAGGTCCGTGCCCTGCCCGCCGCCTGCTGCCCGGTCTCCCCGCCCGCCGGCCCCTCGCTCCGGCTGTCTGGCTGTCTCCGGGAGGCTGCCCGTCTTTTcctgtctgtccgtctgtctgtctgtctccccactCCGCGTCCTACAGCAGCACCCACGCCCTGTCCTATCCTGAGATGAAGCCTTTAGTACCGTTTCTGCAGAAAACTGCAGGATTGTTTCTCCTCTTGTGTCTCTCCGACCTCTCTCTGTCTTCCTGTCCTGCacgtgtctgtctgtctatctatctatctatctatctatctatctatctatctatctatctatctatccgaAGTTCAGAAGGACAGGAGGTTGTCTGGCAAAGGAACCTTTCTCTGTCGAGGGATGTAATTCTTGTGCCTGGATAATTGTGGGAGAGTTTGGATGTATGTAATTTTGCAAAGCAAAACATCTATTGTAGCCCTTggaacattatatatatataattacccttgtatatatatatatatatattacattttaatatgattttaatgtttgtgatattatatatatatattatatcacatgcattaaaatctattaaaatataatattttaaatgtaaaggcATAAATGTAGCCAATGCAATATTTATCTAGTGGgcaatttttttgtttccttgaaGAAATCTCTCAGCTCTATGCACTGGGTGAGATGTGTGTGACCCTACAAATAATCATGACAGTGGGAAGAATTTGCTTCAGAATATGCATTGTATGtagtgtgtataaataaatatgcatacaCCCTACAATGCACTTATATCATACAATTCAATTCCATTTTCTCTCATTCAATACAAATTAATAGTAGTTCAGCATATGTGTGTTATATATCATCTAGAGAAACCTGTTCTAGAGATCAGGTAGCCTCCTGTCTAAAAAGACTTGCCAGAAAGTACACATACATGTATTAGAATTATATCACATTGATTGGAAGATTTTTTACAAATTTTTATCCTGGTCACTTAAGACAGATGTCTGCTATGTTCTATATGCAAATGTATGTATAATTTGTGTAtacatgcttgtgtgtgtgtattttatttatatactcTCACCCATGCATACTTATATCCTCAACTGGTATCAGCTGACATAGCTCGATAGATTTCAAAGTccctttgatgtcagtggagctacgctgatttacaccagctgaggatctggcctataatATCTaatagttcttcttcaagtggctgctgcacagctgcCCATAGTGCTCCCCACGAGTGGGAATGTGCAGCGTTCATCCCGAAGAACCCCAGCGACAAGTGAGTTCCCTTCAggaagtgtgtctgtgtgttttccTCCTCGTTTTTTTCTGACCTTCCCTTTGTAACTTGTTTGCAGTGGGTTTTTTGGAGAGCCAGACACCTTCTCAATCTACAACAACAACAGAATGAAAAGAAGATCGTCTCCTTATGAAGTGGAGATCAGTGATGGTGAGaatcttttcttcttcccctgatGGTGTATATCAAGTGCAAAGGGATGTAGCTGGTGCTTaatgtccccccaccccgccactcCTTGGTGACATGGGAAGGTTGCTTAGACCAACATGTGTTGGGATAAAATACAAAGCAATAAAAGGATGAGGTTACATCACTCCTACTGGCTGATAGCTTGCTCCTGTCCTGGTCTTGACTCCTGGATTGTGGAGCCAATATCTCCTGCTCCATGTGGTAACCAGTCTGATGATGAGCGACTTAATAATATTACCCCAGTTCAGCAATGCACTCTAGCAGGTGTTTAATTCCATCCCTATTCTGCAAACCACTTAGCACTtgtttaaggctatgtctacagagCCCATGCTGGCATAGCCCCCTAGTGTAGATACAGTGTACaagacagaaggagtttttctgccagtgtaggaacaccacctccctgaacaacgttagctatgctgacagaagtgGTCCTCTGTCAGGATAGCTGCATCGACACTGGGGGTTTTATCAACATGGCTACATTGGCTAGggaatgtgttttttttcaccccctggttgacatagctatgccaggaTAAGcgttaagtgtagaccaggcctaagtcccATTGTAGTGAGAGAGACTTATATacatgcttgagtgctttgctgaactggggcctctcTTCTGTTGTGCCGTAATTGCAAAGACACTTCAGCACGTCACCAGATAGAGGCTTACCTTCTGCCAGAAGCCCTTAAGCAGAGTTGCCCTTTGAAATTGACCAGTTCTGCTTCCAGACTGATGGCCCAGAGTTTATaacgtatttttaaaaatctttcaaagTACGGAAGGAATTAAAAAGCCTAGGATATTATCTCACTACTTACCCCTGTGCAGTCCTATGGGTTTCAGTGGGAATGCTTGTGTGAGTAAACACTCCATAGGAGTATATGTTTCCAGTTAAAGGTCcttagtttttaaatcaaagcctAAAGCTCTTCACAGTGACAGACGGCTATATAAATGAGatgaaatgataaaaagaaaatacatattaAATGATAAAACATtgaaatccacaaaagccagaaaattcaGTTACCTTCATTTGTCTTTCTTTTTAGCTAACCTATCTATCTAATCGATTCAAATAAAACCCCAGTCCTCCACACTTCAAAAGAAAATTGTGATGCTAACATAATGCTTGCAAAACATCAATCCAATTTCACTGCATTTATGTGATACCCTTTTCCTCCATCCTCTGTCTGTTTGTCCATTTCTATTGTAAGCtgattggagcagggactatctctCACCATGTatctgcacagcacctagcacaatggggtccttatcttggttggggcctttaggttctaccataatataaataataaggctgaaaaataaaaacacaagtgTGTATCAATGTCATAGAGTCTGAGCAAGAGTTTTAACCTTACTGCTGAGTTTACTTGTTTTTAGCTTAGATGTTAAGTTTTacttatatataatatacacaataACTGTTTAGATGAACAGTACATATATAAATGTATTTGAAAGAAAATTGAATATGTATTTACTAGATAATGTATTAGGTATATTCATTGCGCCTGATCCTGAGTATCCCAAATTAGTTgattaagtatttgcaggatcaggcctttgaaCTAGTACAGTTTTGTGGGTGTGTATCTCAGGGAGCAGACTAGGaccctgagcctgcaaacacttatgcatgtgaataacCTTAAAGTTACATGGGTGAGTGTTTGCAGGcccagagggcctgatccaaagcccactgaagtcagtggaaagattccaaGGGGTTTTGGATCAAATTTATATTTAGCAAGTCTGGTAAATGGGGCAAAAATGGACCCTTAGATATGAACAGGcaacttccactgatgtcagtggttCCTGTGTGAACATATTTGGATCATTATAAGGGATTTTACTAATCTGGACTGCAGCTGATACAAGAAAATGTAATGTCTTCAGAACGGTTATGGTTTGTCTGTCAAGGAGTATTTCATATCTGACAAGATTTGCAACATGGGGCATTTAGGGAAAAAAACCAGAGACATTAAACTAGGAGAGAAATAGAATGGCAAAACAGGCCTGGACTAGTTCTCCTAAATAGGGGCAGTGTAGGTATGCAAATTTCAGTTTTTGGATCAATGGCACCTCTTAAGCTTTGCAAGTCAGTTCGATTTATGATCAAATCAGAACGAGCAGGTGGAGAATTGGCATTCacaggggcaggggactggacagcGCACAAGTAAGATACAGAAATGACGAGTATGGTGGCCATTTTTAGGCCTTTCAGTTGCTTCCTCTGCCAACCACAATAGTGGCTTAATCTAGCATGTTTAAAACCTGCACTTAGAAGAAACTGATAGCAGAAGGGCCAGTTACTGACCCAGAAATATGTCTGAAGATTCTAAGAAAACAATATGTATTGCAACCAGAGTCTCAGCAGCTCCTGATGTCATCTGGGCAGATTCTTCACTATCTCCCCCGCCTGCAGCGCCCGCTCCTCTCAGCTTATTGGATCATGAATAACAAACCACCTGGCTTGATGGCTTTCTCCCATCCGCAGGGCTCAGCTCTGAACTGCACAAGCTGAGCTGCTTCAGAGAGGAACAGTTGTAAAGCCCCAAAAGTGACTCCAACCAAAACCCCTTTTCATGAAAAAGTTTTGTCGAAGTGTTACAAAATTTTTGACCGCTCTCCAAGCcagctgcaaaataaatacatacataacattcacaaaaagttttgaaaactgtttgcaaaaaaattctgttgggattttgaaaaatttctacCAGTTCTCCTTTTGATTTGTATTATATTGAACAAATTATGTAGAAAACCCTATTCAATCTTCTGGATTAATTACCGGACAAATTTCATTTAGAAGAATACCTCTATTTTTCACGACCTAGCCACAAAGTGTCCTGTGTTATCCATCATttcaaatctttaaatcaagagaggatgactgtttttctaaaagatactttTCTTCAGTTCAACCATAGTTActgggtttgatgcaggaatcaggAGATGAAATTCTACGCCTGCATTGTGTCTGATGTCAATGCAGGAATcggggtgaaattctatggtttgCATTATGCTTGATGTCATCTTAGATgatcacagcattttaaaaaatttatgaATGGATTCCTTAGGGGCACCAGCCCCCCAGTGAACTCAGTGGGTATTCTGTGCATGCAAGATTGCACCCttggtattttaaatattttttagacTAGTGATCTCTAATATTTTCCCACTCAAATTCAAAAGCAGCAAAAGAGATtttgtaaaattaaacaaaaccctCTCTGCATGAGAATCTGATTTCCATgtttcttgatattttttttaagcttaGAGGAGTATGTTTGAGTCTTGGAATTGGGCTTTATAACAGGAACAcagaggttatgtctacactgcattgtaaacctaggTCTGTGGGACCTGCTCTTGTGCACTTGatgtttccaagcccatgcttgagtgtccacactgcattgtaatcCTGGATTTGcaattgctggacctgggtctcacagctgtgctagGGCACACATTCTGCAaggtctgcagcttgagctgcGTCCATACTGCAAAATGACAAGGCTTGGACCTGAGACCcagcaggacttgggctctgacccacccccctAGCAAGGTCCTAGGACCCAGCctctgagtgcttgctgaccggAGTCAGACTCACTTGCATGTGGATGGAAAAGGGGcgtgggctcaaacctgagtcataGCCTGGGCTTAatgtgcagtgtaaacatacccggAGAGATCTTTAATGATAGGCTAGCAGTGCAAATAGCTCTACTATTGTCATTACTCATGTTGTGGTATTGCCTGGATGCCCCACTTAGAACTGGGGACCCTGTGTTCAGGGTGCTGTACAAATCCAgtgtaagaaacagtccctggcTTTAAGATCTTACAACTGCGTTTGAATACTCAGTTATGGTGCTCTTTGAGAGTGGAAGAATGGCCTTATGGCTTAGGCACTTGACTGGGATTGTGAAGATgggggttctagtcctggctgtACCAGCAactccctttgtgaccttgggcaggtcactttcATCTCTCTGAGCCTCTtgttcccatctataaaatggggatgagagTGCTTCTGACCTCACAGGGCAATCATGAGAGTAAATTCATTCATCCATGCTTAGATGCTGCAGGGATGGGGCTCCAGTAGCTCCCCAGATAGCTAGATCCCCAAAGGAAACTGAAAGTTGCAGAATTAAATTTTTACTTAATCATGGTGATTCTTGCTCTCATGCACAGGGTTgaactgatcaccagatttggggtcgggaaggacaTTTTCCCCCCACGGCGCATTGGCAGACacctttttcgccttcctctggagcattgAGCAGGGATCATCTGTTGGGATCAGGTGGGCGTATCCCACATGATCAATTTCCTGCatatgcaggggaggggggaatctggGGTGGGCAGTGGTGGACCTCAGTCCTTCCCATTTTCTGTGGTTATTCTTGTTGTTATTTTGGGTGGATTTATTTTTAACgatggagaggggaaaggagcatTGGAACAGTGCATTGGAACTGTGCAGCTCCTGGTAATGTGAGTGAGATGTGTCTGTTGCTTATATGTGGCTGATTTGGTTTGGAAGGGCCAGTAGCTTGAATCTGTCGCAGCAATGACTGTGGTTGCTTAGAAGTGTTTCCAATTGCAAAGCCCATGGAACGGATTTTTCTCGCAACACATCATGTGTCAGTGTTTTCTTTTCCCCAGCCAGCATTTCATTTCCTAGCGTTTGGAATTTCTGTCTTCTCTGATCTTGAGGGTGGATTTATCAGGAGGCAGCCGCATTGTACTAGTATGTTGCAACAATATTATAAGCGAGCTTCAGAGCACGTGGTCTGTTATCCATTTGCTATAGCTGAACTCCCCACCCAAGGAGTCCAAGTGTATGTTAACAACCAAAACACTCCCAGTGAAGTGGGCGCATGGCTAGAGCCAAAGCATCCCACTGGTAGGCACAAGCATTGGGTGATGATGGAACACTGGGCAGTCTAAACAACTGACCACAGGCAGGTGCATACTGGTCAGTGACTTATTCCCACCATGATGCAGTAATCAGACAAGGGGTTTCAGAATGTAAGAGTATAGTGTGTGGTCATGTGCTGTACAAGACCATGTGATCTGTCATTCAGTGTCACCCCCATAGATA
This genomic window from Dermochelys coriacea isolate rDerCor1 chromosome 8, rDerCor1.pri.v4, whole genome shotgun sequence contains:
- the TAL1 gene encoding T-cell acute lymphocytic leukemia protein 1 isoform X2 gives rise to the protein MERLPAELPRSDPRDARPPQPHDPGAEGTSEPESSRGGMEVPGEPQLLLNGVSKETGRPSPGPPAAAVPVIELVRRDIKGREAPGEAMQRAPGAEPCRAPAETACDARMVQLSPTALPLAAAGRAMLYNMGQPLGTINSGFFGEPDTFSIYNNNRMKRRSSPYEVEISDGPHTKVVRRIFTNSRERWRQQNVNGAFAELRKLIPTHPPDKKLSKNEILRLAMKYINFLAKLLNDQEEEGNQRGKVNKDTGIVQEDLLQDMLSPNSSCGSSLDGAGSPDSFTEEHETLDTKHTRSLRHSILPVEGNDQR
- the TAL1 gene encoding T-cell acute lymphocytic leukemia protein 1 isoform X1; translated protein: MKSKWTMERLPAELPRSDPRDARPPQPHDPGAEGTSEPESSRGGMEVPGEPQLLLNGVSKETGRPSPGPPAAAVPVIELVRRDIKGREAPGEAMQRAPGAEPCRAPAETACDARMVQLSPTALPLAAAGRAMLYNMGQPLGTINSGFFGEPDTFSIYNNNRMKRRSSPYEVEISDGPHTKVVRRIFTNSRERWRQQNVNGAFAELRKLIPTHPPDKKLSKNEILRLAMKYINFLAKLLNDQEEEGNQRGKVNKDTGIVQEDLLQDMLSPNSSCGSSLDGAGSPDSFTEEHETLDTKHTRSLRHSILPVEGNDQR
- the TAL1 gene encoding T-cell acute lymphocytic leukemia protein 1 isoform X3 translates to MGPGFHLSSCTGGVATKAGLCPGASVQIAKLAPLLVQSIVWLILLLINHCSGILAPRPGQWAPSLPRTMERLPAELPRSDPRDARPPQPHDPGAEGTSEPESSRGGMEVPGEPQLLLNGVSKETGRPSPGPPAAAVPVIELVRRDIKGREAPGEAMQRAPGAEPCRAPAETACDARMVQLSPTALPLAAAGRAMLYNMGQPLGTINSGFFGEPDTFSIYNNNRMKRRSSPYEVEISDESQQLLMSSGQILHYLPRLQRPLLSAYWIMNNKPPGLMAFSHPQGSALNCTS